A genome region from Carya illinoinensis cultivar Pawnee chromosome 2, C.illinoinensisPawnee_v1, whole genome shotgun sequence includes the following:
- the LOC122300792 gene encoding integrin-linked protein kinase 1-like, with protein MENLAKQLRRGISRQLSTGSIKRTLSRQFTRQSSMDPRRNNQRFSFGRQSSLDPIRRSPGQDSAIDLTVPENLDATMQLLFMACRGDVKGVEDLLNEGIDVNSIDLDGRTALHITACEGHVEVAKLLLSRKANIDARDRWGSTAAADAKYYGNTEVYNILKARGAKAPKSTRKTPMAVANPREVPEYELNPLELQIRKSDGISKGTYQVAKWNGTKVSVKILDKDSYSDPDSINAFKHELTLLEKVRHPNVLQFVGAVTQNIPMMIVSEYHSKGDLGNYIQKKGRLSPSKALRFALDIARGMNYLHECKPDPIIHCDLKPKNIFLDNGGQLKVAGFGLIRLSKIQPGKAKLAQPGADRSNLCMAPEVYKDDLFDRSVDVYSFSLILYEMFEGIQAFHPKSPEEAAKIMCLDGKRPPFKIKARSYPPDLKELIEQCWDQEAVARPTFSEIIVRLDKVVANCTKQGWLKDTFKLPWI; from the exons ATGGAGAACCTAGCGAAGCAACTAAGACGGGGGATATCGCGGCAGTTGTCGACGGGGTCGATAAAAAGGACGCTGAGCCGGCAGTTCACGCGGCAGTCGTCGATGGACCCGAGGAGGAACAACCAGAGGTTCAGCTTCGGGAGACAGTCTTCGCTTGACCCTATTCGCCGGAGCCCCGGACAAGACTCCGCTATCGATCTGACGGTTCCGGAGAATCTCGACGCCACCATGCAGCTGCTGTTCATGGCGTGTAGAGGGGACGTCAAGGGTGTGGAGGATCTCCTCAACGAGGGGATCGACGTCAACAGCATCGACTTGGACGGGCGGACCGCGCTTCACATCACCGCCTGCGAAGGCCATGTCGAGGTCGCCAAGCTATTGCTCAGCAGGAAGGCCAACATCGATGCTCGTGATCGCTGGGGGAGTACG GCAGCTGCCGACGCTAAGTACTACGGAAATACGGAAGTCTACAATATTCTAAAAGCCCGCGGAGCCAAAGCACCG AAATCCACTAGGAAGACGCCAATGGCTGTTGCAAATCCTCGAGAAGTTCCAGAGTACGAGCTTAACCCACTAGAGCTTCAGATTCGGAAGAGTGATGGAATCTCGAAG GGAACATATCAAGTGGCTAAATGGAACGGTACTAAGGTTTCTGTAAAGATACTTGACAAGGACAGCTATTCGGACCCTGATAGCAT AAATGCTTTCAAGCACGAGCTAACATTATTAGAAAAGGTCCGCCATCCTAACGTGCTTCAGTTTGTTGGAGCCGTTACGCAAAATATACCCATGATGATTGTTTCGGAGTATCATTCAAAA GGCGACTTGGGaaattatattcaaaagaaGGGGCGTCTGTCTCCATCCAAAGCTCTAAGATTTGCTCTTGATATCGCTAG GGGCATGAATTATCTTCATGAGTGTAAACCAGACCCAATTATCCACTGTGACTTAAAGCCAAA AAATATTTTTCTGGATAATGGAGGTCAATTGAAAGTAGCCGGATTTGGTTTGATAAGATTGTCCAAAATTCAACCAGGCAAAGCAAAACTCGCGCAGCCTGGGGCTGACCGTTCAA ACTTATGTATGGCACCTGAGGTTTACAAAGATGATTTGTTCGACAGAAGTGTGGATGTCTATTCTTTCAGTCTCATTTTATATGAG atgTTTGAGGGTATACAAGCTTTCCATCCCAAGTCTCCAGAAGAAGCTGCAAAAATAATGTGTTTGGATGGAAAAAGACCGCCTTTCAAGATCAAAGCAAGAAGTTATCCACCTGATCTAAAAGA GTTGATTGAGCAATGTTGGGATCAAGAAGCAGTTGCTAGGCCAACTTTTTCTGAGATAATTGTTCGGCTAGACAAAGTGGTAGCAAATTGCACAAAACAAGGATGGTTGAAAGACACTTTTAAGCTTCCTTG GATATAA